From the Lathyrus oleraceus cultivar Zhongwan6 chromosome 4, CAAS_Psat_ZW6_1.0, whole genome shotgun sequence genome, one window contains:
- the LOC127074941 gene encoding 60S ribosomal protein L27a-2: MTTSLKKNRKKRGHVSAGHGRIGKHRKHPGGRGNAGGMHHHRILFDKYHPGYFGKVGMRYFHKLRNKFHCPTVNIDTLWSLLPQEVKDKAAKSKDTAPVIDVSQFGYFKVLGKGVLPLNQPVVVKAKLISKTAEKKIKEAGGAVLLTA; this comes from the coding sequence ATGACAACCAGCCTTAAGAAAAACCGCAAGAAGCGCGGCCACGTCAGCGCCGGCCACGGCCGTATCGGTAAACACCGAAAACATCCTGGCGGACGAGGAAATGCCGGAGGTATGCACCACCACCGCATCCTATTTGACAAGTATCATCCCGGTTACTTCGGTAAGGTAGGTATGCGATACTTCCACAAACTCCGCAACAAATTCCACTGTCCCACCGTGAACATTGATACTCTTTGGTCTCTTCTACCTCAAGAGGTGAAAGACAAAGCGGCGAAGTCGAAGGATACTGCGCCGGTTATCGATGTTTCGCAGTTTGGGTACTTCAAGGTTCTTGGTAAAGGGGTTTTGCCGTTGAATCAGCCTGTTGTTGTTAAGGCGAAGCTGATTTCGAAGACTGCGGAGAAGAAGATTAAAGAAGCAGGTGGTGCTGTTCTTCTTACTGCttaa